The following DNA comes from Winogradskyella sp. PG-2.
GCTTGCCTAGCAATTTCAATAGCATTTTGTTGCTGCTTTTCGTTATTCCACATGGTATCAATAGTACGTAAAGTAGCTAAAAGTGTAGAAGGTGTTACGATAACAATATTTTGTTCAAAAGCTTTATTATAAAGCGAATTATCCTCGTTAATTGCCACAGCAAAAGCTGGTTCTATTGGAATAAACATTAATACAAAATCAGGTGATTCTATATCATATAAATCTTGATAATTCTTAGCAGATAATTGATCAACATGCTTTTTTATTGAGTTAACGTGAGACTTTAAGTAAGTAGTTCTTTCTTCATCATCAGCATTGACCATACGCTCGTAATCCGTAAGTGATACTTTAGAGTCAATAATCATTTTCTTAGAATCTGGAAGGTGGAGCACAACATCTGGCATTACACGAGACCCATCTTCTAATTGAAAGTTTTGTTGCACAAAATATTCTCTATCTTTTTCTAAGCCAGATTTTTCTAAAACCCGTTCTAATACCAATTCTCCCCAATTTCCTTGTGTTTTACTATCACCTTTTAACGCTTTAGTTAAGTTGGTTGCTTCCTTAGCCATTTGTTGATTAAGATCTTTTAAACCTAATAGCTGTTCTTTTAAAGCTGAATGCATACTGATGCTTTCCTTCTGGGAGTCTTCAACTTTTTTCTCGAAAGTTTTTATTTTTTCTTCAAGAGGATTTAAAATATTTTTAATGTTTTCTTTATTCTGAAGCGTGAATTTCTCTGACTTTTCATCTAATATTTTTGAAGCCATCAACTCAAAATCCTTTCTGAGCTGTTCTTGTTGTTTAGCTAACTCTTCGTCACGTTTTAGATTCTGCTGTTGGAGGTTTTCAAATTCCGTATTACGCTTAGAGAGTTCAGTGTTTAAAAAGTCTTTTTCTATTCTTATGTTTTCGCGCTCAGTCTCAATTTTTTCGACAGTTAGTTTTAAGTCATCTATATTATTGTTAAGTTGAAGCTGACGTTCTTCAAGTGCACTCTTATCACTTTTGCTTTTCAATTGGGCAAATTTAAGCCCTATAAAAGCTCCAATCCCAGCTGAAATTATAATGGCTACAAAGAGAATAAGTGTATCGTTCATGTTAAAAAGAGAAATTTATCAAAGATAAATTTTTTAACTATAAGATTACAGCTAGATTTTTGAAGTTTTTTACTTAATAAACTGATGTTGTAATTTCTATATCTGCATCTTTCCAAGCCATATCTAACTCTTTTTTTATTTTATCGGCTTCAGTTGATTTGCTCTGCGCTTTAAGACTTTTATATAATCCCATTAAAGACCATCCGTTTTGACGTAAATCATTAAGATCCTCTCTATATATGTTTTCCGCTTTTTTGAATTGCTTTGCTTTCATTAGTACAGCTCCTAAATTTTGTCTAGGTGGAATATACCAAGCTGAAGGTTCATTATAGATTAGGTCGTCTTCTAATTCTACAGCTTTTTCTAAATGCGAAATTGCAGCATCTAAATCGTTTTTTTTGCGAGTTCACCGGCTACAACTTCAAATGCTAATTTTGCAATAGTAGCAGAATTATCAAAACCTGTAGCTAGAATTGCTGCAATTTGCGGATCTTCAGCTAGAGTCTTAATGGCATCAAGCTCTTCTTTAGCTTCTTTAATATTATGCTTACCTATAAATGCTATTCCTCTCGCATAGTGCCAAATTAGTTTTAAATGTTTAATACTGTCATTTGGTTTTGGATAGGTTAAAATATCGTTCCATTTACCAAACCGAGTATATGCTAGTAAAGGGGTTGCAGCAAAGTTTTGAAGAAAGTGTTGCTCTTCCATTTCGCCTACAGGTACTTTTTCTGCTGTTTTTTTAGCAGCATCAATAGCTATTTTACTTGATCCAAGTAAACTAGCTGCGGACCATAGAAAATGAATATTATGTGGGTAATAGCCTAAAGGATACATCCCTTGAGCGTAGCATTGGGAAATATAGTCTTCATCTGCTAAAATTGCTTTTTGATTTGACTCTACTGCATCTTTATATCTTCCAACTATAATATATATATGAGATGGCATATGCACAATATGTCCAGCAGCAGGCATTAAGCCACCTAGCTTATCTGCACTAGGAACTGCTGAATCTGGCTTTGGAAGTTCTACCATATGTATATAATAATGATGAGCTCCAGGATTGTTAGGATTTAATTCCATTGCTTTTTCTAAAGCGGCTTTAGCTTCTAAAATATTAGGTGATGGATTTCCTTCATTATCCCAATAATTCCATGGTACAGTATTCATTACTGAAGCAGCATATAATGTTTGAATATCTGCATCATTTGGATACTCTTTTACTACGTTTTCCATAGCTTTCATGTAAGCCATGTTTAATTCATGGCCATCTTTATCTAAATCTGTCGAATATCTTTTATTCAGTGCATTTATTAAATCTTGCTCTTTTTTTGTAGCATTTTTAAATAAAGTTGAAGCTTTTTTTATAACTTCATTACATTTGTTTTTCCTCTCTTTATCTGGCATTGGGTCATTAATATTAGGCCCTAATGTATAGGCTTGTCCCCAAAGCGCCATTGCTAGATTTGGGTCTAGTCTGCTGGCTTCCATAAAAGATCGATGTGCTTCCGCATGATTAAATGCATAGGTTAACCTTAGGCCTTGGTTAAAGAATTTTTGTGCCATATTTTTTTGGTACTAACCTTATAGCTGTGATTTCCAATGTTTTCAAATAAAGGTGCTATTTGCTTAGTAGTATCTATATCTGTTAAGAGAAATTTTGCTGGTGTACAACTTATTGAGTATACACCTATTTTATTAGAGTAATCAAACTCTTTATCATTATTAAAAAAAGTAAGTACAAGAGCTAGAATAAAAACAGGAAAAATGGCCAAATCTAATTTAGATTTCATGATAATAAGTTTTTAGTATTTAAAACAAATACATAAGTGAAAGAAAATGAAGAGTAACCTTAAAGGCTTGAATAGTAACTAAGTAAATATAGTCAATTTTTGAAGAGGACTATAATTTCACTTCTTTATCCTAAAACTTTTACTATTATTATCAAAAGTGATTAAATCTTGAGGAAATAAGGATTTAAAAACTCCTTTTGAAATTAAATTACTAGGTTGATCACAAACTACAGTTTCTTTTTGCATCACAATCATAGTGTCACATAATTGAATTGCTAAATCAATTTCGTGAGAAGAAAATAATATAGTTTTTCCAGTTTCTTTAGTTAATCGTTGAAGTAATTTTAATATGTATGCTTTATGATACATATCGAGATGAGTCGTTGGCTCATCTAAAACAATAACATCTGTATCTTGTGCAAGGGCACGTGCAATCATTACTTTTTGTAGCTGACCATCACTTAGCTCATAGCATCTTTTGTCTTTTAAGTCAATACTATTTACAAGCTCTAAAGCATTATTTACTATCGAAGTATCTTCTTCAGTTAGATGTCCTACCCAATTGGTATAAGGATGTCTACCTAGAGCAACAAGTTCAAATACTGAAAGGTTCTTAGATGATAATGATTCAGTTAATACGATACTGAGTTGTTTGGCTAATTCTAAGTTAGATAAAGACTTTAAATTTTTATCATTTAAAGTTATAGAACCAGATAAAGAAGATTGTACCTTAATAAGCGTTCTTAAAAGTGTGGATTTACCAATTCCATTAGCACCAACTAAACCAATTAATTGCCCTTTTTGTAATTCGAAATTTATGTTTGAAGCAATTAAAGTTTCTCTGTTCTTGGTTTTATATCCAATTGTGAGTTCTTCTGATTTTAGTATGATATGTGATGTTTCTTTCTGCATTTAAAACACCATTTTTCGTTGTCTTACTAATAACCAAATCACAACAGGTGCTCCAATCAATGCAGTTATTGCATTAATTGGCAAAGTATAATCACTAAAAGGCACTTGTGCAATTGAATCGCATATAAGCATTACAATAGCACCAAATAGAAAAACAGCTGCTAATAATACTTTATGGTTTGAGGTTTTAAAAATTTGCCGTGTTAAATGCGGAATAGCTAAACCTATAAATGCTATTGGTCCTGCAAATGCTGTGATCGTTCCTGCAATTAAGCTTGTTGCTAATATTATTATGAGTCGACTTTGTTTTAAATTTAAGCCTAAGCTTTTTGCATAGTTATCTCCAAGTAACAAACTATTTAAACTTTTTATAGATAAAATACTCAGTATAATTCCAGTAGCATAAATTCCAAAAAAAATTAATAATTCACTCCAAGAGAGATTACTCAAACTTCCAAAACCCCAAAATATA
Coding sequences within:
- the rmuC gene encoding DNA recombination protein RmuC — protein: MNDTLILFVAIIISAGIGAFIGLKFAQLKSKSDKSALEERQLQLNNNIDDLKLTVEKIETERENIRIEKDFLNTELSKRNTEFENLQQQNLKRDEELAKQQEQLRKDFELMASKILDEKSEKFTLQNKENIKNILNPLEEKIKTFEKKVEDSQKESISMHSALKEQLLGLKDLNQQMAKEATNLTKALKGDSKTQGNWGELVLERVLEKSGLEKDREYFVQQNFQLEDGSRVMPDVVLHLPDSKKMIIDSKVSLTDYERMVNADDEERTTYLKSHVNSIKKHVDQLSAKNYQDLYDIESPDFVLMFIPIEPAFAVAINEDNSLYNKAFEQNIVIVTPSTLLATLRTIDTMWNNEKQQQNAIEIARQAGALYDKFEGLVTDLTGVGKKIDAAKNDYSSAMNKLVEGKGNLITRVENIKKMGAKAKKALPESILKRASENDI
- a CDS encoding ABC transporter ATP-binding protein, giving the protein MQKETSHIILKSEELTIGYKTKNRETLIASNINFELQKGQLIGLVGANGIGKSTLLRTLIKVQSSLSGSITLNDKNLKSLSNLELAKQLSIVLTESLSSKNLSVFELVALGRHPYTNWVGHLTEEDTSIVNNALELVNSIDLKDKRCYELSDGQLQKVMIARALAQDTDVIVLDEPTTHLDMYHKAYILKLLQRLTKETGKTILFSSHEIDLAIQLCDTMIVMQKETVVCDQPSNLISKGVFKSLFPQDLITFDNNSKSFRIKK
- a CDS encoding tetratricopeptide repeat protein, yielding MAQKFFNQGLRLTYAFNHAEAHRSFMEASRLDPNLAMALWGQAYTLGPNINDPMPDKERKNKCNEVIKKASTLFKNATKKEQDLINALNKRYSTDLDKDGHELNMAYMKAMENVVKEYPNDADIQTLYAASVMNTVPWNYWDNEGNPSPNILEAKAALEKAMELNPNNPGAHHYYIHMVELPKPDSAVPSADKLGGLMPAAGHIVHMPSHIYIIVGRYKDAVESNQKAILADEDYISQCYAQGMYPLGYYPHNIHFLWSAASLLGSSKIAIDAAKKTAEKVPVGEMEEQHFLQNFAATPLLAYTRFGKWNDILTYPKPNDSIKHLKLIWHYARGIAFIGKHNIKEAKEELDAIKTLAEDPQIAAILATGFDNSATIAKLAFEVVAGELAKKTI